In Vagococcus hydrophili, one DNA window encodes the following:
- a CDS encoding GNAT family N-acetyltransferase: MLQLKKINQENWRHVANLSVSPDQLDFIETNKESLLEAAFDTKYNWLPLALYDEQQLVGFSMIGDYNANTKSIWLDRLMIDQHFQGQRYGKRFLQLILDFIKESWKIETIILSAHEENESIFSFYESFGFKNTHQIDKENGEIIMILEC, translated from the coding sequence ATGCTACAACTCAAAAAAATAAACCAAGAAAACTGGCGTCATGTAGCAAATTTATCTGTTTCCCCTGACCAACTTGATTTTATTGAAACAAACAAAGAATCACTCTTAGAAGCTGCTTTTGATACAAAGTATAATTGGCTCCCTCTCGCTTTATACGATGAACAACAATTAGTTGGTTTTTCTATGATTGGCGATTATAATGCAAACACAAAATCAATTTGGCTAGATCGATTAATGATTGACCAACACTTTCAAGGACAACGATATGGAAAAAGATTTTTACAACTTATTCTTGATTTTATTAAAGAAAGCTGGAAAATTGAGACAATTATTTTAAGTGCTCACGAGGAAAATGAAAGTATCTTTTCTTTTTATGAATCATTTGGGTTTAAAAATACCCATCAAATTGACAAAGAAAATGGCGAAATTATCATGATTTTAGAATGCTAA
- a CDS encoding ornithine cyclodeaminase family protein: MLFLKKEDIEASFNMRDAIDACKEALKLYSEGKANVPLRTNISVDKQAGQSLYMPAYVEDEKDALGVKIVSVYPKNIEKNIPSVPATMITLDAETGIVSAILDGTYLTQLRTGAVQGAATELMASRDAKIGALIGTGGQAECQLWAMLTARKLEEVRIFDIDFTRASEFAKSMEEKYKVKMIPCETAEKCVTGADIITSVTTSKQATFSNDWVKKGAHINGVGAYTPEMCEIPKETIKAADKIIFDTMDGVLAEAGDFIQPLELGFVSREDYQGELGELVLGKIKSRESEEEITIFKTVGSAVLDVYVANKIVEQAAVKGLGQELS; this comes from the coding sequence ATGTTATTTCTAAAAAAAGAAGATATTGAAGCAAGTTTTAATATGAGAGACGCCATCGATGCGTGTAAAGAGGCATTAAAATTATATTCAGAAGGTAAAGCGAATGTTCCTTTAAGAACCAATATTAGTGTGGATAAGCAAGCTGGTCAAAGTTTATACATGCCCGCTTACGTGGAAGATGAAAAAGACGCATTAGGAGTAAAAATCGTTTCCGTTTATCCTAAAAACATTGAGAAAAATATTCCCAGTGTTCCAGCAACTATGATAACTTTAGATGCTGAAACAGGAATCGTCTCAGCGATTTTGGATGGTACGTATCTAACACAGTTAAGAACAGGGGCAGTTCAAGGGGCAGCAACTGAACTTATGGCGAGTCGAGATGCTAAAATTGGTGCTTTAATTGGAACAGGTGGTCAAGCAGAATGCCAATTATGGGCAATGTTAACGGCCAGGAAATTAGAAGAAGTTAGAATTTTTGATATTGATTTTACCCGTGCCAGCGAGTTTGCCAAAAGCATGGAAGAAAAATACAAAGTAAAAATGATTCCTTGCGAAACGGCTGAAAAATGTGTGACAGGAGCAGATATTATAACGAGTGTCACAACGTCTAAACAGGCAACGTTCTCAAATGATTGGGTGAAAAAAGGAGCACATATCAATGGTGTTGGGGCATACACGCCTGAAATGTGTGAAATTCCTAAAGAAACAATCAAAGCTGCGGATAAAATTATTTTTGACACAATGGACGGTGTTTTGGCAGAAGCAGGCGACTTTATTCAACCACTAGAATTAGGTTTTGTTTCAAGAGAAGACTACCAAGGTGAGTTAGGTGAACTTGTTTTAGGGAAAATTAAATCAAGAGAATCTGAGGAAGAAATCACGATTTTTAAAACAGTCGGTTCAGCAGTCTTGGACGTTTATGTGGCAAATAAAATTGTGGAACAAGCGGCTGTAAAAGGATTGGGACAAGAATTATCGTAA
- a CDS encoding TrmB family transcriptional regulator → METIVQIMKKYDFSEMETLVYTTLLEKGVMTGYEVSKQSGVARSKVYNVLEKLIKKNLVVVNKSEPKLYYAVSSEEFLSRLENSVKQDLALLDNQLGKIKIQEEEELLWKLENYQSVMEKSQHLMKQAKNSLLMQMWEEDLSKEIISLLQEIEAKIPNFVLILFSNNHHYDIPLSNYYVHGFEEEKLHDFGSRWINIVADEAEVVFGTLESDEQVMDVTWTKNKAMVNLAKEYVKHDAYTLKIIEENAETLKNQYGEEFERIRLIYEED, encoded by the coding sequence ATGGAAACGATTGTACAAATAATGAAGAAATATGATTTTTCTGAAATGGAAACCTTAGTCTATACCACGCTTTTAGAAAAAGGTGTTATGACTGGTTATGAAGTTAGTAAGCAGTCAGGTGTTGCTAGATCAAAGGTCTATAACGTTTTAGAAAAACTAATTAAAAAGAATTTGGTTGTCGTTAATAAATCAGAACCTAAATTGTATTACGCAGTGTCGTCTGAAGAGTTTTTAAGTCGATTAGAAAATAGTGTTAAGCAGGATTTAGCCCTTTTAGATAACCAGTTAGGTAAAATCAAAATCCAAGAAGAAGAAGAACTTCTTTGGAAATTAGAAAACTATCAAAGTGTGATGGAAAAAAGTCAGCATCTAATGAAACAAGCTAAAAACAGCTTATTAATGCAGATGTGGGAAGAGGATTTAAGCAAGGAAATTATTAGCCTACTGCAAGAAATAGAGGCGAAGATTCCTAATTTTGTGTTAATTCTTTTTAGCAACAATCATCACTATGATATTCCTTTATCCAATTATTATGTCCATGGGTTTGAAGAGGAAAAGCTTCATGACTTTGGTTCCAGATGGATTAATATTGTCGCAGATGAAGCAGAGGTTGTCTTTGGAACCTTGGAGAGTGACGAACAAGTTATGGACGTGACGTGGACAAAGAACAAAGCTATGGTAAATCTAGCAAAAGAGTATGTTAAACATGACGCTTACACATTGAAAATCATTGAAGAAAACGCAGAGACACTCAAAAATCAATACGGAGAAGAATTTGAAAGAATTAGATTGATTTATGAGGAGGACTAA
- a CDS encoding type 1 glutamine amidotransferase translates to MRINILQHTPNEGPGTIKEWAKCHNHDVFIYHPYQFGTLPSASETDMLVILGGPMSPNDNIDWIIEERKLISKLIEKNIPIFGACYGAQQIAKTLGCNISKASYKEVGWAPVYLKSDLIPDIPAKLTALHWHEETFELPKEAELLFSSDLLINQGFIISNKIIGLQFHFEPEQDDVREIAINDTDYAEQHNALKQSTSDILKAVVPKENKDVMFKLLDFITNEK, encoded by the coding sequence ATGCGCATTAATATTTTGCAACACACACCAAATGAAGGTCCAGGAACGATTAAAGAGTGGGCTAAGTGCCATAATCACGATGTTTTTATTTACCACCCTTATCAATTTGGAACCTTACCTAGTGCAAGTGAAACGGACATGTTAGTTATCTTAGGTGGTCCTATGAGCCCGAATGATAACATCGATTGGATTATTGAAGAAAGAAAATTAATCAGCAAATTAATCGAGAAAAATATTCCAATTTTTGGTGCTTGTTACGGGGCTCAACAAATCGCAAAAACGCTTGGTTGCAACATCTCAAAAGCTTCTTATAAAGAAGTTGGTTGGGCACCAGTCTATCTTAAAAGTGATTTAATCCCTGATATTCCAGCAAAATTAACTGCTTTACATTGGCATGAGGAAACCTTTGAATTACCAAAAGAAGCGGAACTTTTATTTAGTAGCGACTTACTAATCAATCAAGGATTTATCATTAGTAACAAAATAATCGGCTTGCAATTTCATTTTGAACCTGAGCAAGATGATGTTCGGGAAATTGCGATTAATGATACTGATTACGCTGAACAACACAACGCTTTAAAGCAAAGCACCTCAGATATTTTGAAGGCTGTTGTTCCTAAAGAAAATAAAGATGTGATGTTTAAGTTATTGGATTTTATTACTAATGAAAAATAG
- a CDS encoding sulfite exporter TauE/SafE family protein: MVRTILLSLIVIVNGYFLFVFVKDLISHKEAFKEEKGNMKALPFTSFIMFFLSTFGISDFAIGTVLYPKLGWTSMKKLPGTLNTQCVIPVAVMALSYISSVEVGIKTLAVCIIAQVIGAYVGPKFVVKLPEDTIKKFVGFGLIVAAFLIFAGQMEWIPSNGVAKELYGGKLILAAILLFTYGALNNIGIGSFALTMVTVYLLGMDPIAAFPIMMGACTFSVPTGSVQFVKLDQYSRKITLFTSTFGVLGVLVAVFLVKSLDTYLLKWLVIFVLIYSSYTMLVEQKKKMVQEA; this comes from the coding sequence ATGGTTAGAACAATATTATTAAGTTTAATAGTGATAGTGAATGGGTATTTTTTATTTGTATTTGTGAAGGATTTAATTAGTCATAAAGAAGCGTTTAAAGAAGAAAAGGGTAATATGAAAGCATTGCCGTTTACGTCATTTATTATGTTTTTCCTATCAACATTTGGTATTTCGGATTTTGCTATTGGAACGGTACTTTATCCAAAATTGGGCTGGACTAGTATGAAAAAATTACCAGGAACATTAAACACTCAATGTGTGATTCCTGTAGCAGTCATGGCTCTGTCTTACATTTCCTCTGTTGAAGTGGGAATCAAAACCTTAGCTGTTTGTATTATTGCCCAAGTAATTGGTGCTTATGTCGGTCCTAAATTTGTGGTGAAATTACCAGAAGACACGATTAAAAAGTTTGTTGGTTTTGGATTAATTGTGGCAGCTTTTCTTATTTTCGCTGGTCAAATGGAATGGATACCATCAAATGGTGTAGCTAAAGAATTATACGGTGGTAAACTTATTTTAGCAGCCATTTTACTATTTACATACGGCGCTTTAAACAATATTGGGATTGGTTCATTTGCCCTAACAATGGTTACTGTTTATTTATTAGGAATGGACCCAATCGCAGCTTTCCCAATTATGATGGGAGCTTGTACATTCTCAGTGCCAACAGGTAGTGTGCAATTTGTTAAATTAGATCAGTACAGCCGAAAAATCACTTTATTTACATCAACATTTGGGGTACTAGGAGTGTTAGTAGCAGTCTTTTTAGTGAAATCATTGGATACTTATTTATTAAAATGGTTAGTGATTTTCGTGTTAATTTATAGCTCATATACAATGTTAGTTGAGCAAAAAAAGAAAATGGTGCAAGAAGCTTAA